Proteins encoded in a region of the Microbacterium neungamense genome:
- a CDS encoding glycogen/starch/alpha-glucan phosphorylase: MPEDVTHPLALAPVIAPPATVDGFVAEFLRNLNFDRGVALSASTPNDRYLALAYTVRDYLMSRWLEDQRHQMQTQAKGVCYLSAEYLLGRQLDNNLLASGLAGVAAEAMSACGLDLDELRELEIEPGLGNGGLGRLAACFVDSLATLGVPSIGYGIRYEYGIFRQTFVDGQQVEQPDTWLDLGSPWEFPRPEHAQLVSFGGRTETYDDAGVTRSRWIPAWSVRAVPYNYMVPGFQNGRVNTLRLWSAEATDAFDLRIFNSGDYEEAVRARTFAENISKVLYPEDSTPQGKELRLQQQYFFVAASLHDFLDHMLAEGYDLEALPERVIFQLNDTHPVIAVPELMRVLVDEKGMAWDAAWRVTQGCFAYTCHTLLPEALEVWPVELLGRLLPRHLEIIYRINEEFLDRVRERFGEDERRIRDMSIIAESPVRAVRMAHLATVAGARVNGVAELHSQLLRDTVLPDFAAFAPEKFTNVTNGVTPRRFLRLANPGLSELITAAIGDGWITDLERLRELEPFADDADFRAAFARVKHDNKRRLRDVLQARDGFEVGDGHLLDVMVKRLHEYKRQLLKVLHVVSAYEGVVSGRVPASALTPRTVIFGAKAAPGYAMAKRIIHLINAVGAVVNADERLEGRLRMLFPPNYNVTLAERVIPAADLSEQISLAGKEASGTGNMKFALNGALTIGTDDGANVEIRELVGDENFFLFGMREPQVAELARRGYRPRDFYESDEGLRRAIDLIASGAFSGGDAAVFAPVVANLLDEDRFMVLADYGSYIAAQERVDAAYADPDAWTRSAILNVARCGFFSSDRSIRDYIDRIWHTPPLG, from the coding sequence GTGCCCGAAGACGTCACCCACCCGCTCGCCCTCGCACCGGTGATCGCTCCGCCCGCGACCGTCGACGGCTTCGTCGCCGAGTTCCTGCGCAACCTGAACTTCGATCGCGGTGTTGCCCTTTCCGCCTCGACGCCGAACGACCGCTACCTCGCTCTGGCGTACACCGTGCGCGACTACCTGATGTCGCGCTGGCTGGAGGACCAGCGGCACCAGATGCAGACCCAGGCGAAGGGCGTCTGCTACCTGTCCGCCGAGTACCTGCTCGGCCGTCAGCTCGACAACAACCTGCTCGCCAGCGGGCTCGCCGGGGTCGCCGCCGAGGCGATGTCGGCCTGCGGCCTCGACCTCGACGAGCTCCGCGAGCTCGAGATCGAGCCCGGCCTCGGCAACGGCGGCCTCGGTCGCCTGGCGGCATGCTTCGTCGACTCCCTGGCCACGCTCGGCGTGCCGAGCATCGGCTATGGCATCCGCTACGAGTACGGCATCTTCCGGCAGACCTTCGTGGACGGACAGCAGGTCGAGCAGCCCGACACCTGGCTCGATCTCGGATCGCCGTGGGAGTTCCCGCGGCCCGAGCACGCGCAGCTCGTCTCCTTCGGCGGGCGCACCGAGACCTACGACGACGCGGGCGTCACCCGCAGCCGGTGGATCCCGGCGTGGAGCGTGCGCGCCGTGCCGTACAACTACATGGTCCCCGGCTTCCAGAACGGCCGGGTGAACACGCTGCGGCTGTGGAGCGCGGAGGCGACGGATGCCTTCGACCTGCGCATCTTCAACTCCGGCGACTACGAGGAGGCGGTCCGGGCCCGCACCTTCGCCGAGAACATCTCCAAGGTGCTCTACCCGGAGGACTCCACCCCGCAGGGCAAGGAGCTGCGGCTGCAGCAGCAGTACTTCTTCGTCGCGGCATCCCTGCACGACTTCCTCGACCACATGCTCGCCGAGGGCTACGACCTGGAGGCCCTCCCCGAGCGGGTGATCTTCCAGCTCAACGACACGCATCCGGTCATCGCCGTGCCCGAGCTGATGCGCGTGCTGGTCGACGAGAAGGGCATGGCGTGGGATGCCGCGTGGCGGGTCACCCAGGGCTGCTTCGCGTACACCTGCCACACCCTGCTGCCGGAGGCCCTCGAGGTCTGGCCGGTCGAGCTGCTCGGGCGCCTGCTGCCCCGGCACCTCGAGATCATCTACCGGATCAACGAGGAGTTCCTCGACCGGGTGCGCGAGCGCTTCGGCGAGGACGAGCGCCGCATCCGGGACATGTCGATCATCGCCGAGTCGCCGGTGCGCGCGGTGCGGATGGCGCACCTGGCCACCGTCGCCGGCGCGCGCGTGAACGGCGTGGCCGAGCTGCACTCGCAGCTGCTGCGCGACACCGTGCTGCCGGATTTCGCCGCGTTCGCGCCCGAGAAGTTCACGAACGTCACCAACGGGGTCACCCCGCGCCGCTTCCTGCGCCTGGCGAATCCGGGGCTGTCCGAGCTCATCACGGCGGCGATCGGCGACGGCTGGATCACGGATCTGGAACGGCTGCGCGAGCTGGAGCCCTTCGCCGACGACGCGGACTTCCGCGCCGCGTTCGCCCGTGTCAAGCACGACAACAAGCGCCGTCTGCGCGACGTGCTGCAGGCCAGGGACGGGTTCGAGGTGGGCGACGGGCATCTGCTCGACGTGATGGTGAAGCGCCTGCACGAGTACAAGCGGCAGCTGCTGAAGGTGCTGCACGTGGTCAGCGCGTACGAGGGTGTCGTGTCGGGCCGCGTCCCAGCATCCGCCCTCACGCCGCGGACCGTGATCTTCGGCGCGAAAGCCGCGCCGGGGTACGCGATGGCGAAGCGCATCATCCACCTCATCAACGCGGTGGGCGCGGTGGTGAACGCCGACGAGCGCCTCGAGGGGCGATTGCGGATGCTGTTCCCGCCGAACTACAACGTCACCCTCGCTGAGCGCGTGATCCCGGCGGCCGACCTGTCCGAGCAGATCTCCCTCGCCGGCAAGGAGGCCTCCGGCACCGGGAACATGAAGTTCGCGCTCAACGGCGCCCTCACGATCGGGACGGACGACGGCGCGAACGTGGAGATCCGCGAGCTCGTCGGCGACGAGAACTTCTTCCTGTTCGGGATGCGGGAGCCGCAGGTCGCCGAGCTGGCCCGCCGCGGCTACCGCCCGCGCGACTTCTACGAGAGCGACGAGGGTCTGCGCCGCGCGATCGACCTGATCGCCTCGGGTGCGTTCTCGGGCGGCGACGCGGCGGTGTTCGCGCCGGTGGTCGCGAACCTGCTCGACGAGGACCGGTTCATGGTGCTCGCGGACTACGGCTCCTACATCGCCGCGCAGGAGCGGGTGGATGCCGCATACGCCGACCCGGATGCCTGGACCCGCTCGGCGATCCTGAACGTCGCCCGGTGTGGCTTCTTCTCGTCCGACCGTTCGATCCGCGACTACATCGACCGCATCTGGCACACCCCGCCGCTCGGCTGA
- a CDS encoding MerR family transcriptional regulator, whose protein sequence is MDWSIQEVARIAGTTSRTLRHYDDIGLLKPSRIAYNGYRHYDEAALVRLQRILLLRELGLGLPQIAEVIDRERSEASALEAHLSWLRQEQDRLNRQIASVENTITALKGGGPLMAENMFDGFDHTQYKDEVEERWGKKAYADGDRWWRGMTEEERAAWQQRASDLGRDWIAAAERGVDPASDEAQALARRHVEWLTGIGGTPAAAPGGDVKGYVIGLGEMYVADPRFGANYATSEGGTAGAEFVRDALRIYAEANL, encoded by the coding sequence ATGGACTGGTCGATTCAGGAGGTGGCCCGGATCGCGGGCACCACGAGCAGGACGCTGCGTCACTACGACGACATCGGGCTGCTCAAGCCCTCGCGGATCGCCTACAACGGCTACCGGCACTACGACGAGGCCGCGCTCGTGCGCCTGCAGCGCATCCTGCTGCTGCGCGAGCTCGGACTCGGGCTGCCGCAGATCGCCGAGGTGATCGACCGCGAGCGCAGCGAGGCATCCGCTCTCGAGGCGCACCTGTCCTGGCTGCGCCAGGAGCAGGACCGGCTGAACCGGCAGATCGCCTCCGTCGAGAACACCATCACCGCATTGAAAGGAGGGGGACCCCTCATGGCAGAGAACATGTTCGACGGCTTCGACCACACCCAGTACAAGGACGAGGTGGAGGAGCGCTGGGGAAAGAAGGCCTACGCCGACGGCGACCGCTGGTGGCGCGGGATGACCGAGGAGGAGCGCGCCGCCTGGCAGCAGCGCGCCTCCGACCTCGGCCGCGACTGGATCGCCGCCGCCGAGCGCGGCGTCGACCCGGCATCCGACGAGGCGCAGGCGCTCGCCCGCCGTCACGTCGAGTGGCTCACCGGCATCGGCGGCACGCCCGCCGCGGCGCCGGGCGGCGACGTCAAGGGCTACGTGATCGGCCTCGGCGAGATGTACGTCGCCGACCCGCGCTTCGGGGCGAACTACGCCACGAGCGAGGGCGGCACGGCCGGCGCCGAGTTCGTCCGCGACGCGCTCCGCATCTATGCGGAGGCCAACCTGTAG
- a CDS encoding flavin monoamine oxidase family protein: MSITRRTLLVGAGVGAVSVLLASCTGEPAPSASPRPTATRTSSPGPTPPPAPGAVPRPAGLARSRWSADPYARGSMSYIPAGGDPQHREALAAPVGDRLFFAGEATDAGRPATVLGAVDSGRRAAEAAIEVAGDEERIAVVGAGVAGAVAGRVLADAGHRVTVLEARDRIGGRIHSVIDDDWPLPVQLGAWLTVQGQADALRDRLLDLGIGEIAFDSATGWSAEGPVPPVDGAVLEGAIAQAQQQPADSPLTDALIAVGADLQDPALVAALAWLEATTGADASRASTRHPPAFLAPALTGADGDVGALVAEAAKDLDVALGAPVVRIVHDEEGVSLRLGTGESQSFDRVIVTVPLGVLKTDGIEFDPELPFEHRSAISLLASGAVETVWLRFDEPFWDAGAAIWHIVGGDGPIRTWLNLEIAIGEPILVGLVGGPDAVGFAALGDREAEDAARASLAFVAPDPA, from the coding sequence ATGAGCATCACGCGCCGCACTCTGCTCGTCGGCGCCGGCGTCGGTGCCGTCTCGGTGCTGCTCGCGTCGTGCACCGGGGAGCCGGCGCCGTCGGCGAGCCCCCGGCCGACCGCGACCCGGACGTCCTCGCCGGGCCCGACGCCCCCGCCGGCACCCGGCGCCGTCCCCCGGCCGGCCGGTCTCGCGCGCAGCCGCTGGTCGGCCGACCCGTACGCGCGCGGGTCGATGAGCTACATCCCGGCCGGCGGCGACCCTCAGCACCGCGAAGCGCTCGCCGCGCCCGTCGGCGACCGCCTGTTCTTCGCCGGGGAGGCGACGGATGCCGGACGCCCGGCCACCGTGCTCGGGGCCGTGGACTCCGGACGCCGGGCCGCCGAGGCGGCTATCGAGGTCGCCGGCGACGAGGAGCGGATCGCGGTCGTGGGTGCGGGGGTCGCCGGAGCGGTCGCCGGGCGCGTGCTCGCCGACGCCGGGCACCGGGTGACCGTGCTCGAGGCGCGGGACCGGATCGGCGGCCGCATCCATTCGGTGATCGACGACGACTGGCCGCTGCCGGTGCAGCTGGGCGCCTGGCTCACGGTGCAGGGTCAGGCGGACGCGCTGCGCGACCGGCTGCTCGACCTCGGGATCGGCGAGATCGCGTTCGACTCGGCGACCGGCTGGTCGGCGGAGGGTCCCGTCCCGCCGGTGGACGGCGCGGTGCTCGAGGGCGCGATCGCGCAGGCGCAGCAGCAGCCCGCGGATTCCCCGCTCACCGACGCGCTGATCGCCGTGGGCGCCGACCTGCAGGATCCGGCGCTCGTCGCGGCGCTCGCCTGGCTCGAGGCGACGACCGGTGCGGATGCCTCGCGGGCGTCCACCCGGCATCCGCCCGCCTTCCTGGCCCCCGCGCTCACCGGCGCGGACGGCGACGTCGGCGCCCTGGTCGCCGAGGCGGCGAAGGATCTGGACGTCGCGCTGGGCGCACCGGTGGTGCGGATCGTCCACGACGAGGAGGGCGTCAGCCTGCGGCTGGGCACGGGGGAGTCGCAGTCGTTCGACCGCGTGATCGTCACCGTGCCGCTCGGGGTGCTGAAGACGGACGGCATCGAGTTCGATCCGGAGCTGCCGTTCGAGCACCGCAGCGCGATCTCGCTGCTCGCCTCCGGCGCGGTGGAGACGGTGTGGCTGCGCTTCGACGAGCCGTTCTGGGACGCCGGTGCCGCCATCTGGCACATCGTCGGCGGGGACGGGCCGATCCGCACGTGGCTCAACCTGGAGATCGCGATCGGCGAGCCGATCCTCGTCGGCCTCGTGGGCGGGCCGGATGCCGTCGGCTTCGCCGCCCTGGGTGACCGGGAGGCCGAGGATGCGGCGCGCGCCTCGCTCGCCTTCGTCGCCCCGGACCCCGCCTGA
- a CDS encoding Pr6Pr family membrane protein: protein MGATRRAEQEDDPRVITRRAFGWARLLTAAVCVAALVHRLLWGLGSQSLASQNFFAYLTIQSNVAFAALAVIAGIIALHTPEDPPWLTTARAIVLSWTITAGLAFALIVWQAGMRGIPITVPWSDVVLHFVLPAWTVVAWILGPGRRAASWRIVPFVLLYPIGWGLFTIWRGTLIGWYPYYFLDPRQVSGIAELAATCAVALAIFALVATGLVVLSRVYPTVPAENGG, encoded by the coding sequence GTGGGGGCGACCCGCCGAGCCGAGCAGGAGGACGACCCGCGCGTGATCACGAGAAGGGCCTTCGGCTGGGCGCGTCTGCTCACGGCGGCCGTGTGCGTCGCGGCCCTCGTCCACCGGCTCCTCTGGGGCCTCGGATCGCAGTCGCTGGCGAGCCAGAACTTCTTCGCCTACCTGACCATCCAGTCGAACGTCGCCTTCGCCGCGCTCGCCGTCATCGCCGGGATCATCGCCCTGCACACCCCCGAGGATCCGCCGTGGCTCACCACGGCCCGGGCGATCGTGCTCAGCTGGACGATCACCGCCGGGCTCGCGTTCGCTCTGATCGTGTGGCAGGCGGGCATGCGCGGCATCCCGATCACGGTGCCCTGGTCGGACGTGGTGCTGCACTTCGTGCTGCCGGCGTGGACGGTCGTGGCGTGGATCCTCGGCCCGGGGCGGCGGGCGGCGTCATGGCGGATCGTGCCGTTCGTGCTGCTGTACCCGATCGGATGGGGGCTGTTCACGATCTGGCGGGGCACGCTGATCGGCTGGTACCCGTACTACTTCCTCGACCCGCGGCAGGTCTCCGGCATCGCGGAGCTCGCCGCGACCTGCGCCGTCGCGCTCGCGATCTTCGCGCTCGTCGCGACCGGCCTCGTGGTGCTCAGCCGGGTCTACCCGACGGTGCCCGCCGAGAACGGAGGCTGA
- a CDS encoding fluoride efflux transporter FluC, with the protein MTPLRVLLVAVGGTLGTAARMLLGLALPAGALPWDVLVANVLGALLLGVVTARVPAEEMRLLFGTGVLGGFTTYSALAVGTVELWTSAPLLAVSYAVGSVALGLAAAAAGLRLGGGAGQGRAGDAP; encoded by the coding sequence GTGACCCCGCTCCGCGTCCTGCTCGTCGCCGTCGGCGGGACGCTGGGGACGGCCGCGCGGATGCTGCTCGGCCTCGCCCTGCCCGCCGGTGCGCTCCCGTGGGATGTGCTCGTCGCGAACGTCCTCGGCGCGCTGCTGCTCGGCGTCGTCACCGCGCGGGTGCCGGCGGAAGAGATGCGGCTCCTGTTCGGCACCGGCGTGCTCGGCGGCTTCACGACGTACAGCGCGCTCGCCGTCGGCACGGTCGAACTGTGGACCTCGGCGCCCCTGCTCGCCGTCTCGTACGCGGTTGGCAGCGTCGCGCTCGGCCTGGCGGCCGCGGCGGCCGGGCTGCGGCTCGGCGGCGGGGCCGGGCAGGGCCGGGCAGGAGATGCGCCGTGA
- a CDS encoding fluoride efflux transporter FluC yields MSPLVLLLAAAAGGLGAAARYVVDIGVARLAGTRFPWGVFVINLSGSLLLGVLTGALPGSAFVLGTGFLGGYTTFSTAMIDTVALWRDGERPASVVNALGMLLLGVLAAALGLALGAALRP; encoded by the coding sequence GTGAGCCCGCTCGTCCTGCTGCTGGCGGCCGCGGCCGGCGGTCTCGGCGCCGCCGCGCGCTACGTCGTGGACATCGGCGTCGCCCGGCTCGCCGGCACCCGGTTCCCGTGGGGCGTGTTCGTGATCAACCTCTCCGGCTCCCTCCTGCTCGGCGTCCTCACCGGGGCGCTGCCGGGGTCCGCGTTCGTCCTCGGCACCGGGTTCCTCGGCGGCTACACGACGTTCAGCACGGCGATGATCGACACGGTCGCGCTGTGGCGGGACGGGGAGCGGCCGGCATCCGTGGTCAACGCGCTCGGCATGCTGCTGCTGGGGGTCCTCGCGGCGGCGCTGGGGCTCGCGCTGGGGGCGGCACTCAGGCCCTGA
- a CDS encoding efflux RND transporter permease subunit: MSKLAILSLRNRALIALITIVAAVFGGLALTDLKQELIPSLELPALVVMTNYPGASPEVVENDVSTPIETAIQGVPGLESTSATSTTDASVVQAMFAYGTDLATAEQKMQQAINRIARQLPADVAPQVLSVSIDDFPVIQIAVTGFDDAESAQADLESVVIPDLEDVDGVNTAQIVGGTGQRITITPDPARLAAAGASTQAIAQALQQNGTLFPGGDITEGDRTLTVQTGAKITSVGEIAALPLVGTDAVIGDVATVARTSDPVTSLSRVDGEDALSVAVTKLPAANTVDVSSGVLAALDGLADAFPDAEFTVVFDQAPYIQQSIETLATEGLLGLTFAVVVILVFLLSIRSTLVTAISIPTSVLVTFIGLQAFGYSLNVLTLGALTIAIGRVVDDSIVVIENIKRHYVEGADKAEAIRLAVREVAAAITASTITTVAVFLPIVFVGDMVGELFRPFAMTVTIAMTASLLVALTIVPVLAYWFLRPGRPLRDADGRRIDPESPLAPPTPLQRLYRPILGWTLRHSAITVVLAVLVLGATLAAAPLMKVNFLSDSGQNTMTVSQDLGPSASLQAKSDAAAKVEDALAEVDGIEHVQASIGSSGSALRDAFSGGAGVTYSIQTAEGEDQEALRARVQRSIDELDGVGEVTVSGSRGFGSSDIEVTVTAPDAQALRQATDALVADLREREGVGVVTDNLAASLPYIAVVVDRAAAAERGLSEVAVGSIVSNAMRAQQLGTVEIDDTTLTVYLVAAEPPATVDELRELLVPTVAGPVRLAEIAVVEQREGPTSISTEQGRRTATITVPPASDDLAVATAAVTAAIASVDLPDGARATVGGVAEQQAESFSQLGLAMLAAILIVYVVMVATFKSLRQPLLLLVSVPFAATGAILLQIVTGVPLGVASLIGVLMLIGIVVTNAIVLVDLVNQYREKGLSTPEAVMAGGEKRLRPILMTALATIFALTPMALGITGHGGFISQPLAIVVIGGLVSSTVLTLIVLPTLYNLVEGAKERRAARRADRTAAGPGRDVG; this comes from the coding sequence GTGTCGAAACTCGCCATCCTGAGCCTGCGCAACCGCGCGCTGATCGCGCTGATCACGATCGTCGCCGCCGTCTTCGGCGGACTCGCGCTCACCGACCTGAAGCAGGAGCTCATCCCGTCGCTCGAGCTGCCGGCGCTGGTGGTGATGACGAACTACCCGGGCGCCTCGCCCGAGGTGGTCGAGAACGACGTGTCCACCCCGATCGAGACCGCGATCCAGGGTGTGCCCGGGCTGGAGTCGACCAGCGCCACCAGCACGACCGACGCGTCGGTCGTGCAGGCGATGTTCGCGTACGGCACCGACCTCGCCACCGCCGAGCAGAAGATGCAGCAGGCGATCAACCGGATCGCCCGGCAGCTGCCCGCGGATGTCGCGCCGCAGGTGCTCAGCGTCTCCATCGACGACTTCCCGGTGATCCAGATCGCGGTGACCGGCTTCGACGACGCCGAATCCGCGCAGGCCGACCTGGAGAGCGTCGTCATCCCCGACCTCGAGGACGTCGACGGCGTGAACACCGCGCAGATCGTGGGCGGCACCGGACAGCGGATCACGATCACCCCCGATCCGGCACGGCTCGCCGCCGCGGGCGCGAGCACCCAGGCCATCGCGCAGGCGCTGCAGCAGAACGGCACGCTGTTCCCCGGCGGCGACATCACCGAGGGCGACCGCACGCTCACTGTGCAGACCGGCGCGAAGATCACCTCCGTCGGCGAGATCGCCGCCCTGCCCCTGGTGGGGACGGATGCCGTGATCGGCGACGTCGCGACGGTGGCGCGGACGAGCGACCCGGTCACCTCGCTGTCGCGCGTGGACGGGGAGGACGCGCTGTCGGTCGCGGTGACGAAGCTGCCGGCGGCGAACACGGTGGACGTGTCGAGCGGCGTGCTCGCCGCGCTCGACGGGCTCGCCGACGCCTTCCCGGATGCCGAGTTCACGGTCGTCTTCGATCAGGCCCCGTACATCCAGCAGTCCATCGAGACGCTGGCCACCGAGGGGCTGCTCGGGCTCACGTTCGCGGTGGTCGTGATCCTGGTGTTCCTGCTGTCGATCCGCTCCACCCTGGTCACCGCGATCTCGATCCCGACCTCGGTGCTGGTCACGTTCATCGGGCTGCAGGCGTTCGGGTACTCGCTCAACGTGCTCACCCTCGGGGCGCTGACGATCGCGATCGGGCGGGTGGTCGACGACTCGATCGTCGTGATCGAGAACATCAAGCGCCACTACGTCGAGGGCGCCGACAAGGCCGAGGCCATCCGTCTCGCGGTGCGCGAGGTGGCCGCGGCGATCACGGCGTCGACCATCACGACGGTGGCCGTGTTCCTGCCGATCGTGTTCGTCGGCGACATGGTCGGCGAGCTGTTCCGCCCGTTCGCGATGACCGTGACGATCGCGATGACCGCATCCCTGCTGGTGGCCCTCACGATCGTGCCGGTGCTGGCGTACTGGTTCCTGCGGCCGGGCAGGCCGCTGCGCGACGCCGACGGCCGCCGGATCGATCCGGAGAGCCCGCTGGCGCCGCCGACGCCGCTGCAGCGGCTGTACCGCCCGATCCTCGGCTGGACGCTGCGGCATTCGGCGATCACGGTCGTGCTCGCGGTGCTCGTGCTGGGCGCGACGCTGGCGGCCGCCCCGCTGATGAAGGTCAACTTCCTCAGCGACTCGGGGCAGAACACGATGACGGTCAGTCAGGACCTCGGCCCGTCCGCGAGCCTGCAGGCGAAGTCGGATGCCGCCGCGAAGGTGGAGGACGCGCTGGCCGAGGTGGACGGCATCGAGCACGTCCAGGCGTCGATCGGCTCGAGCGGTTCGGCGCTGCGCGACGCGTTCTCCGGCGGCGCGGGCGTGACCTACTCGATCCAGACCGCGGAGGGCGAGGATCAGGAGGCGCTGCGCGCCCGGGTGCAGCGGTCCATCGACGAGCTCGACGGCGTCGGGGAGGTGACCGTGAGCGGGTCGCGCGGGTTCGGGTCGAGCGACATCGAGGTGACGGTCACGGCTCCCGACGCGCAGGCGCTGCGCCAGGCGACGGATGCCCTCGTCGCCGACCTCCGCGAGCGGGAGGGCGTCGGCGTCGTCACCGACAACCTCGCCGCGTCGCTGCCCTACATCGCGGTGGTCGTGGACCGCGCCGCCGCCGCGGAGCGCGGACTGTCCGAGGTGGCCGTGGGGTCGATCGTGTCGAACGCGATGCGAGCGCAGCAGCTCGGCACGGTCGAGATCGACGACACCACGCTGACCGTCTACCTGGTCGCGGCGGAGCCGCCGGCGACCGTGGACGAGCTGCGCGAGCTCCTCGTGCCGACCGTCGCCGGCCCGGTGCGGCTGGCGGAGATCGCAGTGGTCGAGCAGCGCGAAGGGCCGACCTCGATCTCGACCGAGCAGGGGCGGCGCACCGCCACGATCACCGTGCCGCCGGCATCCGACGACCTCGCCGTCGCCACGGCGGCGGTGACCGCGGCGATCGCGTCTGTCGACCTGCCCGACGGCGCCCGCGCGACCGTCGGCGGCGTCGCCGAACAGCAGGCCGAGTCGTTCTCGCAGCTGGGGCTGGCGATGCTGGCGGCGATCCTCATCGTCTACGTCGTGATGGTGGCGACCTTCAAGTCGCTGCGGCAGCCGCTGCTGCTGCTGGTGTCGGTGCCGTTCGCGGCGACCGGGGCGATCCTGCTGCAGATCGTGACCGGCGTGCCGCTGGGAGTGGCGTCGCTGATCGGCGTGCTGATGCTGATCGGCATCGTGGTGACGAACGCGATCGTGCTGGTCGACCTCGTGAACCAGTATCGCGAGAAGGGGCTCTCCACGCCCGAGGCGGTGATGGCCGGGGGTGAGAAGCGCCTGCGGCCGATCCTGATGACCGCGCTCGCGACGATCTTCGCGCTCACGCCGATGGCGCTCGGGATCACCGGACACGGTGGTTTCATCTCCCAGCCGCTCGCGATCGTCGTGATCGGCGGACTGGTGTCCTCGACCGTGCTGACCCTGATCGTCCTGCCGACGCTGTACAACCTCGTCGAGGGCGCGAAGGAGCGCCGCGCCGCCCGCCGCGCGGATCGCACCGCGGCGGGCCCGGGTCGCGACGTGGGCTGA
- a CDS encoding aldose 1-epimerase family protein encodes MTSPTGIQIHLRRGDVTAQIAQVGASLRHLTVGGVTIVPPYPEDEPTPMCSGVVLVPWPNRIRDGVWQDGETTRALAVSEPKFRNASHGLLRFTAYEIAEQTDAAVTLAASVVPQTGYPYLLETSVRYALTDAGLEVEHRLTNRSAEAAPVALGTHPFLTIGDVDPRQLVLRIPAETYFETDERMLPVGESPVSSGTDLRAGVRIGDVQLDTGFANLRRDADGRVRSTLTAPDGRAVTLWQGEGFDFVQAFTTDRYPGQPLAVAVEPMTAPAEAFNSGRGLRRLAQDETWRLHWGIEFA; translated from the coding sequence GTGACCGCGCAGATCGCGCAGGTCGGCGCCTCGCTCCGCCACCTGACCGTGGGCGGCGTCACCATCGTGCCGCCCTACCCGGAGGACGAACCGACGCCGATGTGCTCCGGTGTCGTGCTCGTCCCCTGGCCGAACCGCATCCGCGACGGGGTGTGGCAGGACGGCGAGACCACGCGCGCCCTCGCCGTCAGCGAGCCGAAGTTCCGCAACGCCAGCCACGGACTGCTGCGGTTCACCGCGTACGAGATCGCCGAGCAGACGGATGCCGCGGTCACGCTCGCCGCTTCCGTGGTGCCGCAGACGGGGTACCCGTACCTCCTCGAGACGTCGGTGCGCTATGCGCTGACGGATGCCGGGCTCGAGGTCGAGCACCGTCTCACGAACCGTTCGGCCGAGGCCGCGCCGGTGGCCCTCGGGACGCACCCGTTCCTGACGATCGGCGACGTGGACCCGCGACAGCTGGTGCTGCGGATCCCCGCCGAGACGTACTTCGAGACCGACGAGCGGATGCTGCCGGTCGGCGAGTCCCCGGTCTCGAGCGGCACGGACCTGCGCGCAGGTGTCCGCATCGGCGATGTGCAGCTGGACACCGGGTTCGCGAACCTGCGGCGGGACGCGGACGGGCGCGTGCGTTCCACGCTCACCGCCCCGGACGGACGCGCGGTCACGCTGTGGCAGGGCGAGGGCTTCGACTTCGTGCAGGCGTTCACGACCGACCGGTACCCCGGCCAGCCCCTCGCGGTCGCGGTCGAGCCGATGACCGCGCCGGCCGAGGCCTTCAACTCCGGACGCGGGCTGCGCCGCCTCGCGCAGGACGAGACCTGGCGGCTGCACTGGGGCATCGAGTTCGCCTGA